A genome region from Streptomyces xanthophaeus includes the following:
- a CDS encoding LacI family DNA-binding transcriptional regulator: MTRPTSRDVATAAGVSQATVSLVLGDKWPGRVSERTATHVRETATRLGYRPNLAARNLRLGTTRTALLVVPALTNEFFARVYTGAARVAAEHGFGVVLYPSPDGTGPARNPFASARAALDGVIASSMAAHTLDAIGGNTLPLVMLDSDPAADTAAAHVNLAMADGMRQVTEHLLTHGHRRFLHLASAVDSWTFDTRAEALTALLGPDTELRTVRAPLTVDAARTAMETALATPQDRPTAIVCDDDILAAGACKAARRLGLRIPEDLSVTGFDDLALATAVEPELTTVHLPAERVGEQGMTALLAVLEGTPWTAPDIAVRLVVRDSTGPAPAP, from the coding sequence GTGACGAGACCCACCAGCCGCGACGTGGCCACCGCCGCCGGGGTCTCCCAGGCCACCGTCTCCCTCGTCCTCGGCGACAAATGGCCCGGACGCGTCTCCGAACGCACCGCCACCCACGTCCGCGAAACCGCCACCCGCCTCGGCTACCGCCCCAACCTCGCCGCCCGCAACCTCCGCCTCGGCACCACCCGCACCGCCCTCCTCGTCGTCCCCGCCCTCACCAACGAATTCTTCGCCCGCGTCTACACCGGAGCCGCCCGCGTCGCCGCCGAACACGGCTTCGGCGTCGTCCTCTACCCCTCCCCCGACGGCACCGGCCCCGCCCGCAACCCCTTCGCCTCCGCCCGCGCCGCCCTCGACGGAGTCATCGCCTCCTCCATGGCCGCCCACACCCTCGACGCCATCGGCGGCAACACCCTCCCCCTCGTCATGCTCGACAGCGACCCCGCCGCCGACACCGCCGCCGCCCACGTCAACCTCGCCATGGCCGACGGCATGCGCCAGGTCACCGAACACCTCCTCACCCACGGCCACCGCCGCTTCCTCCACCTCGCCTCCGCCGTCGACTCCTGGACCTTCGACACCCGCGCCGAAGCCCTCACCGCCCTCCTGGGCCCCGACACCGAGCTGCGCACCGTACGGGCCCCCCTCACCGTCGACGCCGCCCGCACCGCCATGGAGACCGCCCTGGCCACCCCCCAGGACCGACCCACCGCCATCGTCTGCGACGACGACATCCTCGCCGCCGGCGCCTGCAAGGCCGCCCGCCGCCTCGGCCTGCGCATCCCCGAGGACCTCTCCGTCACCGGCTTCGACGACCTCGCCCTCGCCACCGCCGTCGAACCCGAACTCACCACCGTCCACCTCCCCGCCGAACGCGTCGGCGAACAAGGCATGACCGCCCTCCTCGCCGTCCTCGAAGGCACCCCCTGGACCGCCCCCGACATCGCCGTCCGCCTCGTCGTCCGCGACTCCACGGGCCCCGCCCCGGCCCCGTAG